The following is a genomic window from Sutcliffiella horikoshii.
GTGCAGAATACGGATAACCAAATGGTGTCACACTCCCTTGCAGAAGGGTTAATAGATGACCATGAGTACGCGAAACTATACGAGCTTTGCCGTTCAGGAAGTGCTAACAAGAACACGAAGCAACCTATAGCCCAGGTTATGAGTTCGCTAGAAAATGAATTAGGAGCGGATTGGCGCAAGCATTGCTATTATTTTTTAAAAGATGGAGCTTTTGCCGGCATAAGTATCCCTCATATTGAAATGGGCACGGAAGATGAAGGGAGACTATTTTATTTCGGAGTAGTGCCTGATCGAAGGGGAAAGGGAGTAGGAGTGCAAATTCATCTAGTCAGTATGCAGTTACTCAAGCAATTCCATGCCACCTATTATGTCGGCAGCACCGATGTAAACAATACCAGTATGATAAAGATATTTGAGAAAAATGGTTGTGAACTTCGTGATCGGAAAGGGATTTATAAGATAGTCAGTTGAGCTTATTTTAAAAGGAGTGTAGTTATGAAATTATTGCTAACATCTGCAGGGGTCAATAACAAAAGTATTCACGACGCGTTGGTTGACATGCTAGACAAGCCAATTGCCGAATCCAACGCCCTGTGCATACCTACTGCTATGTACGGACACCCTTGGGTTGGACCTGGCGTAAAAGC
Proteins encoded in this region:
- a CDS encoding GNAT family N-acetyltransferase, which produces MNLYNIIKNQQEYWLVDQVKKKDVSTESYIRELMKIIEEWKRLEIGYLSLLMDEQYESWLLERDFGKISSIVEYTRDLEEVQNTDNQMVSHSLAEGLIDDHEYAKLYELCRSGSANKNTKQPIAQVMSSLENELGADWRKHCYYFLKDGAFAGISIPHIEMGTEDEGRLFYFGVVPDRRGKGVGVQIHLVSMQLLKQFHATYYVGSTDVNNTSMIKIFEKNGCELRDRKGIYKIVS